The following are from one region of the Anguilla rostrata isolate EN2019 chromosome 7, ASM1855537v3, whole genome shotgun sequence genome:
- the hs3st1 gene encoding heparan sulfate glucosamine 3-O-sulfotransferase 1 — MAGLLLGLLLLIAQSPPIPSRPADGSWGDVNDKGGGPGSPATPGPAPVVTAIPTAAGPNGTVRQLPGTIIIGVRKGGTRALIEMLSLHSQVAAAENEVHFFDWESHFEKGLPWYLSQMPFSQPEQLIVEKTPAYFTSSKVPERIYRMNPDIKLLLILRDPTERVLSDYTQVFYNRLQKHKHYQPIETVLVKDGEVNLEYKALGRSLYYQHMQNWLRFFPLENIHLVDGDQLIRDPLPEMKMVERFLNLTPQINASNFYFNKTKGFYCLRDHGRERCLHDSKGRAHPRVEPAILQKLYRFFHEPNRKFFELVGRTFDWN; from the coding sequence ATGGCGGGATTGCTTCTTGGGCTGCTCCTTCTCATAGCTCAGTCCCCTCCCATCCCGTCCCGACCTGCCGACGGTAGCTGGGGCGACGTCAATGACAAGGGCGGCGGCCCGGGGTCCCCGGCCACCCCAGGTCCGGCCCCCGTCGTCACGGCGATTCCCACCGCCGCCGGTCCGAACGGGACCGTCCGGCAGCTCCCCGGGACCATCATCATTGGCGTGAGGAAGGGCGGCACCAGGGCCCTGATTGAAATGCTGAGCCTGCACAGCCAGGTGGCGGCGGCCGAGAACGAGGTGCACTTCTTCGACTGGGAGAGCCACTTTGAGAAAGGGCTGCCCTGGTACCTCAGCCAGATGCCCTTCTCCCAGCCTGAGCAGCTGATCGTGGAGAAGACCCCCGCCTACTTCACCTCCAGCAAGGTCCCGGAGAGGATCTACAGGATGAACCCCGACATCAAGCTCCTGCTCATCCTGAGAGATCCCACGGAGCGGGTGCTGTCGGACTACACCCAGGTCTTCTACAACAGGCTGCAGAAGCACAAGCATTATCAGCCCATCGAAACGGTCCTGGTGAAGGACGGCGAGGTGAACCTGGAGTACAAGGCCCTGGGCCGCAGCCTGTACTACCAGCACATGCAGAACTGGCTCCGCTTCTTCCCACTGGAGAACATCCACCTGGTGGACGGCGACCAGCTCATCCGGGATCCCCTGCCCGAGATGAAAATGGTGGAGAGGTTCCTCAACCTCACACCCCAGATCAACGCCTCCAACTTCTACTTCAACAAGACCAAGGGCTTCTACTGCCTCCGCGACCACGGCCGGGAGCGCTGCCTGCATGACTCCAAGGGCCGGGCTCACCCACGGGTCGAGCCCGCCATCCTCCAGAAACTCTACCGCTTCTTCCACGAACCTAACAGGAAGTTCTTTGAGCTCGTGGGCCGAACTTTCGACTGGAACTAA